A window from Hoeflea sp. IMCC20628 encodes these proteins:
- a CDS encoding ABC transporter substrate-binding protein, with protein sequence MKHLLTALALLIAVPVQAAEKLTVALDWTPNTNHVGLYVAQAKGWFKEAGLDVEILPYTDTSSGTLVATGVAQFGILSAVGFHSQRSMGADMTAVMAVVQHETGRLVFNGEREDIQRPADLDGKIYAGFGSAWENALISSIIKHDGGEGTFDTVTLGTSAYEALANGSVDFTLEVSTWEGVNSVLLNRPQRTFSYADYGVPDQHTTFLGGNGTWLAANAETATAFVQAAQRGYAFAADNPDAAADMLISGTGGMLSNPDLVHASMKALVEGGFLRDAGEPVGLIDADLITGITGFLFEAGILRDANGDTLTEMPDVSGWYTNACLAE encoded by the coding sequence ATGAAACATCTTCTCACTGCCCTGGCCCTGCTCATTGCTGTGCCGGTACAGGCCGCGGAAAAGCTCACCGTGGCGCTCGACTGGACGCCCAACACCAATCATGTCGGGCTTTACGTCGCCCAGGCCAAAGGCTGGTTCAAGGAAGCCGGTCTCGATGTCGAGATCCTGCCCTATACCGACACCTCGTCGGGCACGCTTGTTGCGACCGGCGTTGCGCAGTTCGGAATCTTGAGCGCCGTCGGCTTCCACAGCCAGCGCTCGATGGGCGCCGACATGACGGCGGTGATGGCGGTGGTTCAGCACGAGACCGGGCGTCTCGTCTTCAATGGCGAACGCGAGGACATTCAACGTCCCGCGGACCTTGATGGAAAGATCTATGCCGGTTTCGGCAGTGCCTGGGAAAATGCGCTGATATCCTCAATCATAAAGCACGATGGCGGCGAGGGCACATTCGACACGGTGACGCTCGGCACCTCGGCCTATGAGGCGCTGGCCAATGGCTCGGTCGATTTCACCCTTGAAGTCAGTACCTGGGAAGGTGTGAATTCCGTGCTGCTGAACCGGCCGCAGCGGACGTTCAGCTATGCCGATTACGGCGTACCGGACCAACACACCACTTTTCTGGGCGGCAACGGCACCTGGCTTGCGGCCAATGCGGAAACGGCAACTGCTTTCGTTCAGGCAGCGCAGCGTGGTTACGCTTTCGCCGCCGACAATCCGGATGCCGCCGCCGACATGCTGATCTCCGGGACGGGCGGCATGCTGTCCAACCCGGACCTGGTCCACGCCTCGATGAAGGCGCTGGTCGAGGGAGGGTTCCTGCGTGATGCGGGCGAGCCCGTTGGCCTGATCGACGCCGATCTCATCACCGGCATCACCGGGTTCCTGTTTGAGGCCGGCATCTTGCGTGACGCCAATGGCGATACACTTACCGAGATGCCGGACGTGTCGGGCTGGTACACCAACGCCTGTCTGGCTGAGTAG
- a CDS encoding SLC13 family permease: protein MTTDQIMLFGILVVLFGMLVWGRVRYDLVAFVALLVTVLAGLIEPDEAFHGFGHPAVVIIALVLIVSRGLMNSGAVEFIARFVTSPDRTLPVHIGIMAVVGAILSAIINNVAALALLMSLDMDAARKAKRAVSLTLMPLSFGTILGGMITLIGTPPNIVIAQYRQDVLGEPFSMFDFAPVGIAVAIAGIAYVAFIGWRLIPARADAMSLEGDAGLYVAEARVKEDSKSIGQSVGELYPVAEENDVTILGLARQGKRLPGLSQSREIREGDFLVLEGDPKQIEAFMGAAELDVTGTEEHKGLMGKSLSLVEAIVPEEANVVGRTMLGMRLVQRHGVTLLGISRQGRRFRERVSSLPIKAGDLLLLIGPDKNIAAASQWLGVLPLENRRLEVLQRTKALLAIGIFAAAIALSVLGITSLAIALGLCVVAYLLLGIISGRDFYTLIQWKVIVLLACLIPVAAALEDTGGSQLIANLIVTQTANLPAWGVLAVLMIITMTLSDFLNNVATALIAAPIGVSVANSIGANPDPFLMGVAVAASCAFLTPIGHKNNTIIMGPGNYKFGDYWRMGLMLEVIVIVVGVPMIAWVWPF, encoded by the coding sequence ATGACCACCGACCAGATCATGCTGTTTGGAATTCTTGTCGTCCTGTTCGGGATGCTGGTCTGGGGCCGGGTCCGCTACGATCTTGTTGCCTTCGTGGCGCTGCTGGTCACGGTGCTGGCCGGGTTGATCGAGCCGGACGAGGCGTTTCACGGCTTTGGCCACCCGGCCGTCGTCATCATCGCGCTGGTGCTGATCGTCTCGCGCGGGTTGATGAATTCCGGCGCGGTCGAATTTATCGCCCGCTTCGTCACCAGCCCCGACCGGACCCTGCCGGTGCATATCGGTATCATGGCGGTGGTCGGCGCAATTCTGTCGGCGATCATCAACAATGTCGCAGCACTTGCGCTGCTGATGTCTCTCGACATGGATGCGGCGCGCAAGGCCAAGCGGGCGGTGTCTCTGACGCTGATGCCCTTGTCCTTCGGCACCATCCTTGGCGGCATGATCACCCTGATCGGCACGCCACCCAACATCGTCATCGCCCAATACCGCCAGGATGTGCTGGGCGAGCCGTTCTCGATGTTCGATTTCGCGCCGGTCGGCATCGCCGTGGCGATTGCCGGCATTGCCTATGTCGCCTTCATCGGCTGGCGGCTGATACCGGCCCGCGCCGACGCGATGTCGCTGGAAGGCGACGCCGGGCTTTATGTTGCCGAAGCCCGGGTCAAGGAAGATTCCAAATCGATCGGTCAATCGGTGGGCGAGCTCTATCCGGTTGCCGAAGAAAACGATGTGACCATTCTGGGGCTGGCGCGGCAGGGCAAGCGCCTGCCCGGTCTGTCGCAGAGCCGCGAAATCCGTGAAGGTGATTTCCTGGTGCTGGAGGGCGATCCGAAACAGATCGAGGCCTTCATGGGCGCCGCCGAACTCGATGTCACCGGCACCGAGGAGCACAAGGGCCTGATGGGCAAGTCGCTCTCGCTCGTCGAGGCCATTGTACCGGAAGAGGCCAATGTCGTCGGCCGCACCATGCTGGGAATGCGGCTGGTCCAGCGCCACGGGGTGACGCTGCTCGGCATCTCACGCCAGGGCAGACGGTTCCGCGAGCGGGTCAGCAGCCTGCCGATCAAGGCCGGCGATCTGCTGCTCTTGATCGGGCCCGACAAGAACATCGCCGCCGCCAGCCAGTGGCTCGGCGTGCTGCCCTTGGAAAACCGCCGGCTCGAGGTTCTGCAGCGGACCAAGGCGCTCTTGGCCATCGGCATTTTCGCAGCGGCGATCGCGCTGTCGGTTCTCGGCATCACCTCGCTGGCAATCGCCTTGGGGCTTTGCGTGGTGGCCTATCTGCTGCTCGGCATCATCAGCGGTCGCGATTTCTATACGCTGATCCAGTGGAAGGTGATCGTGCTGCTCGCCTGCCTCATTCCCGTCGCCGCGGCGCTGGAAGACACCGGCGGCAGCCAGCTGATCGCCAATCTGATCGTCACCCAGACCGCCAATTTGCCGGCTTGGGGCGTGCTGGCCGTGCTGATGATCATCACTATGACACTGTCGGATTTTCTCAACAATGTCGCGACCGCGCTGATCGCCGCGCCCATCGGCGTCTCCGTCGCCAATTCCATCGGCGCCAATCCGGATCCGTTCCTGATGGGTGTGGCGGTGGCCGCCTCCTGCGCCTTCCTCACCCCGATCGGCCACAAGAACAACACCATCATCATGGGCCCCGGCAACTACAAGTTCGGCGACTACTGGCGCATGGGCCTGATGCTGGAAGTGATCGTCATCGTGGTGGGTGTGCCGATGATTGCCTGGGTCTGGCCGTTTTAG
- a CDS encoding CopG family ribbon-helix-helix protein: MSAFTVRVPDETAERLDQIAEKQDRSRSYMAAKAIEDFVAREEWQLAEIEAGLAEAESGQFASPDDVASVIAKYVQPARQP, from the coding sequence ATGTCCGCCTTTACCGTCCGCGTGCCCGACGAGACTGCCGAGCGGCTTGACCAGATCGCCGAAAAACAGGATCGGTCCCGCTCCTACATGGCTGCAAAAGCCATCGAGGATTTTGTCGCCCGGGAAGAATGGCAGCTTGCTGAAATTGAAGCGGGGCTTGCCGAAGCCGAGAGCGGGCAGTTTGCCAGCCCCGATGATGTTGCCAGCGTGATTGCCAAATATGTGCAGCCTGCCCGCCAGCCATGA
- a CDS encoding type II toxin-antitoxin system mRNA interferase toxin, RelE/StbE family — protein MTRRTIRWTRLALRRLDQIGAYIAQNNPQASARVLSRIVTAVDALAAQPAMGRAGRIKATRELVLADIPYIIAYRVTDNHVDILTVMQAAQKWPETL, from the coding sequence ATGACGCGCCGGACGATCAGGTGGACGCGCCTTGCGCTGAGGCGTCTGGACCAGATTGGTGCGTATATTGCCCAGAATAACCCCCAAGCGTCCGCCCGCGTCCTATCCCGCATCGTGACTGCGGTGGACGCCTTGGCAGCGCAGCCCGCGATGGGCCGTGCCGGCAGGATCAAAGCCACGCGTGAACTGGTGCTGGCCGATATTCCCTACATCATTGCCTACCGCGTCACGGACAATCACGTGGATATCCTGACCGTGATGCAGGCTGCCCAGAAATGGCCTGAGACGCTTTAG
- a CDS encoding hemolysin III family protein encodes MYPDYTRSERVADGSMHAIGVIGSVLGAALLLMWSAPVASPGEIAAITIYALTLIATFTASAFYHMTPWESIRPVLRRIDHAAIYLKIAGTYTPLVVMIGSGLAYVVLAVVWALAIIGMTLKLVFWSTPGRFGPTLYLIMGWMSMILIWSSWSVLPFGYIIAGGLLYTVGVVFHASKTMKFANAIWHGFVIAASTCFFAAITFLATQQGSV; translated from the coding sequence ATGTATCCCGATTACACAAGATCAGAACGCGTTGCTGACGGCAGCATGCACGCCATCGGCGTCATCGGGTCGGTGCTTGGGGCCGCTTTGTTGCTGATGTGGTCAGCCCCGGTCGCCTCGCCTGGAGAAATTGCAGCAATAACGATCTATGCGCTCACCTTGATAGCCACGTTCACGGCCTCGGCGTTTTATCACATGACCCCGTGGGAGAGCATCCGGCCGGTCCTGCGGCGGATCGATCATGCGGCGATCTATCTGAAAATCGCCGGCACCTATACGCCGCTGGTCGTCATGATCGGCAGCGGTCTGGCTTATGTTGTTCTTGCCGTTGTCTGGGCGCTGGCGATCATCGGCATGACGCTCAAGCTGGTGTTCTGGAGCACGCCCGGCCGTTTTGGCCCCACGCTTTATCTGATCATGGGCTGGATGAGCATGATCCTGATCTGGTCGTCATGGTCGGTGCTGCCTTTCGGCTATATCATTGCCGGCGGGCTGCTCTACACCGTTGGCGTGGTTTTCCATGCGTCCAAGACGATGAAGTTCGCCAACGCGATCTGGCATGGATTTGTCATCGCCGCCTCCACCTGCTTCTTTGCAGCCATCACGTTCTTGGCGACACAACAGGGTTCTGTGTAG
- a CDS encoding GNAT family N-acetyltransferase: protein MVVLQTRHLTLSPCSPEDRTDFIALERDPEIMRFLNGGHAIDHEESDPNAEFLMPRGTEPHVWTARRTANGAFVGWFCLWPESSELAEIGYRLRRLDWGQGLASEGALALINWGFGSAGYDRISATTMAANQASRRVMEKIGMQYARTLHIDFPHPIPGSEQGEVWYELTRTEWDTLSSSDS from the coding sequence ATGGTCGTGTTGCAGACAAGGCATCTGACGCTCAGCCCTTGCAGCCCGGAAGACCGGACTGATTTCATCGCCCTCGAGCGTGATCCGGAGATCATGCGCTTTCTCAATGGCGGACACGCCATCGACCATGAGGAGAGTGATCCAAACGCAGAGTTCCTTATGCCCCGGGGAACCGAGCCGCATGTCTGGACGGCGCGCCGCACCGCCAATGGCGCCTTCGTCGGGTGGTTCTGCTTATGGCCTGAAAGTTCTGAATTGGCCGAGATTGGATATCGCCTGCGCCGGTTGGACTGGGGTCAGGGGCTGGCCTCGGAAGGCGCCTTGGCTTTAATCAACTGGGGGTTCGGAAGCGCCGGCTACGACAGGATCTCGGCGACCACGATGGCGGCGAACCAGGCCTCGCGCCGGGTGATGGAGAAGATCGGCATGCAGTACGCACGCACGCTCCATATCGACTTTCCCCATCCCATTCCGGGTAGCGAACAAGGTGAGGTCTGGTACGAACTGACGCGAACGGAATGGGACACGCTCTCGTCTTCAGACTCATAG
- a CDS encoding type II toxin-antitoxin system HicB family antitoxin, which yields MERSSRQIIRRLEKDGDRAFGVHFPDVPGCFSAADELDDLLANASEALALHLEGEVLPQARTLEVMRDDADVARDLKEGAFLLAVPVIRLSGRTTKANITMDAGLLAAVDATARERGLTRSAFLADLARREIAG from the coding sequence ATGGAGCGGAGCAGTCGGCAGATCATTCGGCGTCTTGAGAAGGACGGGGACAGGGCCTTTGGCGTTCATTTTCCCGATGTGCCGGGCTGTTTTTCCGCCGCTGACGAATTGGATGACTTGCTGGCCAATGCCAGCGAAGCCTTGGCGCTGCATCTGGAGGGCGAAGTATTGCCGCAAGCGCGCACCCTTGAGGTCATGCGCGACGATGCGGACGTGGCGCGCGATCTCAAGGAAGGCGCGTTTCTTCTGGCGGTGCCGGTGATCCGTTTGAGTGGACGCACCACCAAGGCCAACATCACCATGGATGCAGGGTTGTTGGCGGCAGTGGACGCGACGGCACGGGAGCGCGGGCTGACCCGCTCGGCATTTCTCGCGGATCTGGCGCGCCGGGAAATTGCTGGCTGA